In Manis pentadactyla isolate mManPen7 chromosome 11, mManPen7.hap1, whole genome shotgun sequence, one DNA window encodes the following:
- the SQOR gene encoding sulfide:quinone oxidoreductase, mitochondrial yields MTPLSAVVSGPHARLLAWFLRRGSQLAGPPQLHTAASLAARSHYEVLVLGGGSGGVTMAARMKRKVGAENVAIVEPSERHFYQPIWTLVGAGAKQLSSSGRPTASVIPSGVEWIKARVVELNPDKNCIHTDNGKEISYKYLIIALGIQLDYGKIKGLPEGFVHPKIGSNYSVKMVEKTWKALQDFKEGNAIFTFPNTPVKCAGAPQKIMYLSEAYFRKTGKRSKANIIFNTSLGTIFGVKKYAAALQEIIQERNLTVNYKQNLIEVRADKQEAVFENLDKPGETHVISYEMLHVTPPMSSPDVLKMSPVADAAGWVDVDKETLQHKRFPNVFGIGDCTNLPTSKTAAAVAAQSGILERTISLIMKNQTPTKKYDGYTSCPLVTGYNRVILAEFDYDARPLETFPFDQSKERLSMYLMKADLMPFLYWNMMLRGYWGGPAFLRKFFHLGMS; encoded by the exons ATGACCCCACTGAGCGCTGTGGTGTCCGGCCCCCACGCCCGGCTCTTGGCCTGGTTCCTCAGGCGGGGCTCTCAGCTGGCCGGCCCACCGCAGCTGCACACAGCGGCCAGCCTCGCGGCCCGGAGCCACTATGAGGTGCTGGTGCTGGGCGGGGGCAGCGGCGGGGTCACCATGGCCGCCCGCATGAAGAGGAAAGTAGGCGCAGAGAATGTGGCCATCGTTGAGCCCAGTGAG AGACATTTCTACCAGCCAATCTGGACACTGGTGGGTGCTGGTGCCAAGCAGTTATCCTCATCCGGCCGTCCCACTGCGAGTGTGATTCCATCTGGTGTGGAATGGATCAAAGCTAGAGTGGTTGAGCTGAACCCAGACAAGAACTGCATCCACACAGACAACGGCAAGGAG ATCTCCTACAAATATCTTATTATTGCTCTTGGAATCCAGCTGGACTATGGAAAG ATTAAAGGCCTACCCGAAGGTTTTGTCCACCCCAAAATAGGGTCCAATTATTCAGTTAAGATGGTAGAGAAGACATGGAAAGCTCTGCAGGACTTCAAGGAAGGCAATGCTATCTTCACCTTCCCAAATACTCCGGTAAAGTGTGCTGGAGCCCCACAGAAGATCATGTACCTATCGGAAGCCTATTTCAGGAAG acGGGGAAGCGATCCAAGGCCAATATCATTTTCAACACTTCTCTTGGAACAATTTTTGGGGTTAAAAAGTACGCGGCTGCCCTTCAGGAGATCATCCAGGAGAGGAACCTCACTGTTAACTATAAGCAAAACCTCATTGAAGTCCGAGCAGATAAACAAGAGGCTGTTTTCGAGAATCTGGACAAGCCTGGAGAGACCCATGTGATTTCA TATGAAATGCTGCATGTTACCCCACCAATGAGCTCACCAGATGTCCTCAAGATGAGTCCTGTGGCCGATGCTGCTGGCTGGGTGGATGTGGATAAAGAAACTCTGCAGCACAAGAGATTCCCAAATGTGTTTGGGATTGGGGACTGCACCAATCTTCCTACATCCAAGACGGCTGCTGCAGTAG CTGCGCAGTCAGGAATACTTGAAAGAACAATTTCCCTGATTATGAAGAATCAAACACCAACAAAGAAG TATGATGGCTACACATCGTGCCCGTTGGTGACTGGCTACAACCGTGTGATTCTTGCGGAGTTTGACTACGATGCTCGGCCCCTGGAAACCTTCCCCTTTGACCAGAGCAAAGAGCGACTTTCCATGTACCTCATGAAGGCCGACCTGATGCCTTTCCTGTATTGGAATATGATGTTAAG